From the genome of Cryptomeria japonica unplaced genomic scaffold, Sugi_1.0 HiC_scaffold_1590, whole genome shotgun sequence:
GGAAGCACCAGCCCACGGTCCCAGGTTCGACTCTCAAAACCCTCCGGTAAAAGCTGAGAAATGTCAGTTTCCAGAAAAGAGAAGTCCTCAGATTTGTACCCGCGCAGCACCCACAGGAACCGGTGGCCGCTGGCTTCGAGCCCAATTGCCAGATCTGTAATTTGCTCCCtcgacaaaacgcctgcgcttccGAAGGATACAAACAGAACAGACGAGGGAGGCTGCTCATCCAACCATTTGAGGCACCGGGACTCGTCAGGGGTATCAGATCCTTTGCAGATCAACGGACCTATCGGATAGATGGAGGGCGTTGCAAGGGTGGTAAGGGCCATGATGGCTTCCTCCTCCAGCTCAGCAAATGTGTTAATGAGAACCCCTGATACTTCCTTGAGGCGGGAGGCATGGTATATAACCCATTTAAAGGACGAATCCGACATGTCCTGAACGGGACTGGGCAGATCACGGGTAGGAATCGACGGAAGCCCCGATATCTCCACTTCATAATCGGCGTCTTTGAATGAAAGCTTAATCTCCGAAACGAGCTTTGGAAGATGTAGCAAAAAACAAACAAAGGCAGCAGAGCTCGTAACGAATAAATAAGCTGGCATCTTTAGCTTGGCGGTAACGTCGAGCAGTTCCGTACAGCATATGTCTGTAATAAAAGCAGAGATGAGCGAAGATGAACGCAACGATTGCAGAACGTCTTCAATGTGTGGCTTTGCTTTCTGCACAAACTTGGAAATTCGTGTATCTATTTTCATGTTTTGCTCATCTTCATCCACAGTGATGTGAGGAATCTCTGCAAAGCGTATGTCGAGAGCAGAGGAGGCCAATCGTTCAAGCACTGCGTGTTGCTGAGATGTCCACATCCACTTGCTGATGATGAGAGTGATGGAGAAGC
Proteins encoded in this window:
- the LOC131030924 gene encoding UDP-glycosyltransferase 72B1-like; its protein translation is MEKPHVVIFPLSMGIGHFLPAAELAKRLCHFHGFSITLIISKWMWTSQQHAVLERLASSALDIRFAEIPHITVDEDEQNMKIDTRISKFVQKAKPHIEDVLQSLRSSSLISAFITDICCTELLDVTAKLKMPAYLFVTSSAAFVCFLLHLPKLVSEIKLSFKDADYEVEISGLPSIPTRDLPSPVQDMSDSSFKWVIYHASRLKEVSGVLINTFAELEEEAIMALTTLATPSIYPIGPLICKGSDTPDESRCLKWLDEQPPSSVLFVSFGSAGVLSREQITDLAIGLEASGHRFLWVLRGYKSEDFSFLETDISQLLPEGFESRTWDRGLVLPNWAPQVRILSHPSTGGFLSHCGWNSTLESVCHGVPMIAWPLFAEQRMNKVILVKQIKVAIDLKMDNNGFVKREEVERAVRELMEGEEGRKAREKMKELKGKAKMAVMEGGSTIKATARVAADLSASIWNVK